Proteins encoded in a region of the Prochlorothrix hollandica PCC 9006 = CALU 1027 genome:
- a CDS encoding Hsp70 family protein: MTYAVGIDLGTTNSVIAIYRRGSSETLRIDGRSTMPSVVSFREDTSILVGQSAKSRLLLDPENTVASTKRFMGDRSKNYKLAGNSLTPVNIASLMLKRLVESARKELGNAEIWDAVITVPAYFTEDQKEDTKRAGEEAGLNVLRLLPEPTAAAIAYGLDKEKDQTLMVYDLGGGTFDVSILSVRGNQFTVKAVGGDGNLGGDDFDNAIAEWTSKDFKAKTGIDLLSEKGKAAMSARQRLKEAAETAKIELSQSDRAVIAIPDCLGHPIELEITLAQYNKLIEPMLLSTVECMKSVLRDAKLSSEDIDRVILVGGSTKNRAVREIVTREIKEPYTSERVDEVVAHGAAIMASSLYAPDSLDIDVSEKTAHSLGVAMLSKMGEIFKAIIPRQTTYPCRLGVLGFTSRAKQEEVLLRVFRGEKRTPDENTYLGELSLPISPPQNDQVPVGAVFDLDADGIIHFTAVQFPIDSFAIVEYATEHDGSLDLIATENLTTRGEAKTRSTEIKSGVTK; encoded by the coding sequence ATGACCTACGCTGTTGGAATTGATCTTGGTACGACAAACTCAGTTATCGCCATTTATCGTCGTGGTAGTTCTGAGACTTTACGCATTGATGGGCGTTCCACGATGCCTTCGGTGGTTTCTTTTCGGGAAGATACTAGTATTTTGGTGGGGCAGTCCGCTAAGTCACGACTGCTACTTGATCCCGAAAATACCGTCGCCTCGACTAAGCGATTCATGGGCGATCGCAGTAAGAACTATAAATTGGCTGGTAATTCTCTCACACCTGTTAATATTGCCAGTTTGATGCTCAAGCGTTTGGTGGAGAGTGCCAGAAAAGAACTCGGTAATGCCGAAATTTGGGATGCAGTTATTACAGTACCTGCCTATTTCACGGAAGATCAAAAGGAAGATACTAAACGAGCGGGTGAAGAGGCTGGTTTAAACGTGTTGCGTCTTTTGCCAGAACCAACCGCAGCAGCGATCGCCTATGGATTGGACAAAGAGAAAGATCAAACTCTGATGGTCTATGACCTGGGCGGGGGTACATTTGACGTATCGATCTTGTCGGTCAGAGGCAATCAATTTACGGTGAAAGCTGTTGGCGGTGACGGCAATCTTGGCGGTGATGATTTTGATAATGCGATCGCTGAGTGGACTAGCAAAGATTTTAAAGCCAAAACAGGGATAGATTTGCTATCCGAAAAAGGTAAAGCCGCCATGTCCGCTAGGCAACGTCTCAAAGAGGCTGCTGAGACTGCTAAGATCGAACTATCTCAAAGCGATCGGGCGGTGATTGCGATTCCTGATTGTTTGGGACATCCGATTGAATTGGAAATTACGTTGGCACAATACAACAAGTTGATTGAACCGATGCTATTGAGTACAGTAGAATGTATGAAATCGGTGCTACGCGATGCTAAACTTTCTTCCGAAGATATTGATCGAGTGATTCTAGTGGGCGGCTCAACTAAAAATCGGGCTGTCCGCGAAATTGTGACTCGTGAAATTAAAGAACCCTATACATCGGAACGAGTTGATGAAGTTGTCGCCCATGGTGCAGCAATCATGGCTTCAAGTCTCTATGCGCCTGATTCTCTGGACATTGACGTATCCGAGAAAACTGCTCATTCTTTGGGAGTTGCGATGCTTAGTAAGATGGGAGAAATATTCAAGGCAATTATCCCTCGTCAAACTACTTATCCTTGCCGATTAGGGGTACTAGGTTTTACTAGCCGTGCCAAACAGGAAGAAGTATTGTTGAGGGTATTTCGTGGAGAGAAGCGTACACCTGACGAGAATACTTACTTGGGTGAATTATCTCTTCCCATATCGCCACCGCAAAATGATCAAGTACCTGTGGGAGCAGTTTTTGATCTTGATGCAGATGGAATTATTCACTTCACGGCTGTCCAGTTTCCTATAGATAGTTTTGCAATAGTTGAATACGCAACAGAACATGATGGTAGCCTGGATCTAATTGCTACAGAGAATTTGACTACTCGCGGTGAAGCAAAAACGCGCTCTACTGAAATTAAAAGTGGAGTAACTAAGTAG
- a CDS encoding vWA domain-containing protein, which produces MNALHLTKKVTLSSAEINPIFGKVFYQSAGSDVEVTFTILMPRISEGWKTGVALDASQSMKSAYGKSSKPTENLVEMEARKFLYYLADRLDAEGQTTTIYWACSGGRELEVLGDIQASQCRILKIEGPLEADFGSVTNLLPALRYFVEGFPNASNGIYLFVTDGRINDFLEVKEYCINLSKQIMSGKRNPIKCVLIGVGEKIDTRQLQYLDNLDVVTGFDLWDYHVAKDMRETTDIFAELVDESVMVAPVAAIYDDQNTIIKQFTDGLPGRVSFLIRDSSSFFELEVAGQRIRQSLLTSTPG; this is translated from the coding sequence ATGAATGCTTTACATTTAACTAAAAAAGTAACACTGTCTAGTGCTGAAATTAATCCCATTTTTGGTAAAGTCTTTTACCAAAGTGCTGGTTCTGATGTCGAAGTAACGTTTACCATTTTAATGCCTCGAATTAGTGAGGGCTGGAAAACGGGTGTAGCTCTTGATGCAAGTCAATCAATGAAATCTGCTTATGGCAAATCATCAAAACCAACAGAGAACTTGGTAGAGATGGAAGCACGAAAGTTTCTTTATTACCTTGCCGATCGCCTAGACGCTGAGGGGCAAACAACAACCATTTATTGGGCTTGTAGCGGAGGTAGAGAACTTGAGGTGTTAGGAGATATTCAAGCTTCACAATGTAGGATACTGAAAATTGAGGGGCCGCTAGAAGCCGACTTCGGCTCTGTAACCAATCTTTTACCAGCTTTACGTTATTTTGTGGAAGGGTTTCCTAATGCAAGCAATGGTATCTATCTATTTGTAACTGATGGCAGAATTAATGATTTTTTAGAGGTTAAAGAATATTGCATCAACCTCTCCAAGCAGATTATGTCAGGTAAACGCAATCCAATTAAATGTGTTTTGATTGGTGTCGGTGAAAAAATCGATACTCGTCAATTACAGTATCTGGACAATCTTGATGTAGTGACGGGTTTTGATTTATGGGATTATCATGTTGCGAAGGATATGCGCGAGACAACTGATATCTTTGCGGAATTAGTCGATGAATCGGTTATGGTAGCTCCTGTTGCCGCTATTTATGACGATCAAAATACTATAATTAAGCAATTTACGGATGGATTGCCGGGGCGGGTTAGTTTTTTGATTCGCGACAGTTCATCATTCTTTGAATTGGAGGTGGCAGGTCAAAGAATCCGTCAATCTTTACTGACAAGTACACCTGGATAA
- a CDS encoding S1C family serine protease, whose amino-acid sequence MSLEGIIQSIKVSILKVRSNDGNGTGFIVSKQGHILTCAHVLVGDRFQVITEHGDRRSVEVLGKDETCDLAILYDKSLIDPPLTFADPATIAEGQTVYALGHPLGLDFTLSRGIISNRQRVRSGVSLLQTDVSLNPGNSGGPLVNDQGEVIGVASQTLEGGQGLGFGIALQHIFAFAAQMRIPINKAQRFQSL is encoded by the coding sequence ATGAGCTTAGAGGGTATTATTCAGAGTATTAAAGTTTCAATCTTGAAAGTCCGATCGAATGATGGGAATGGTACTGGATTTATCGTTAGCAAGCAGGGGCATATTCTCACCTGCGCTCATGTACTTGTCGGCGATCGCTTTCAAGTAATTACTGAACATGGCGATCGCCGATCTGTAGAAGTGCTTGGTAAGGACGAAACCTGTGACTTGGCAATACTTTATGACAAATCCTTAATCGATCCTCCTTTAACTTTCGCCGATCCTGCCACCATTGCGGAAGGTCAGACTGTGTATGCATTAGGTCATCCTCTAGGGCTAGATTTTACGTTGTCTCGCGGTATTATCAGCAATCGACAGCGAGTTCGCAGTGGTGTAAGTCTGTTGCAAACCGATGTTTCCCTTAATCCAGGTAACAGTGGTGGCCCCCTGGTAAATGACCAGGGAGAAGTAATTGGCGTTGCTAGTCAGACCTTGGAAGGTGGGCAAGGGTTAGGCTTTGGTATTGCTTTGCAACATATATTTGCATTTGCAGCCCAAATGCGCATCCCCATAAATAAAGCGCAACGCTTCCAATCCCTTTAG
- a CDS encoding N-acetylmuramoyl-L-alanine amidase family protein, protein MPNTSADTQRRVQAVEPGAFRTTLNGQSVIQAGLFREQWRAIDLQRNLMAARIPAQIIQGTGVVPPRPNPPLPNPQSPNPLPPTQVPVGRIRVILDHGPHGRDPGAVGIGGLQEKEINLDIARRVQQILESRGITVIARILILRIFTPYGIPGSLC, encoded by the coding sequence GTGCCCAACACCAGCGCCGATACCCAACGCCGCGTCCAGGCGGTGGAACCGGGGGCGTTCCGCACCACCCTCAACGGCCAGTCGGTGATCCAGGCGGGGTTATTTCGGGAACAGTGGCGGGCGATCGATCTGCAACGGAACCTGATGGCAGCGCGGATCCCGGCCCAAATCATCCAGGGCACCGGTGTGGTGCCCCCCCGTCCCAATCCCCCCCTGCCCAATCCCCAATCCCCCAATCCCCTGCCCCCCACCCAAGTTCCCGTGGGACGGATTCGCGTGATTCTAGATCACGGCCCCCATGGCCGTGATCCCGGTGCCGTGGGCATCGGGGGCTTACAGGAAAAGGAAATCAACCTGGATATTGCCCGCCGCGTTCAACAAATTCTGGAAAGTCGGGGCATTACTGTGATAGCGAGAATTTTGATCCTTAGGATTTTCACTCCGTATGGGATCCCCGGATCATTATGTTAA
- a CDS encoding Hsp70 family protein, which produces MDYSIGIDLGTTNSVACVWRRGSIETIAVDGRATMPSAISVRPDGAVLVGQSAKKRAELEPEQSIVSAKRFIGDGKTQWQIGKKIYTNQEGVLTLPVC; this is translated from the coding sequence ATGGATTATTCAATTGGTATTGATCTTGGTACAACTAACTCTGTTGCTTGTGTGTGGCGGCGGGGCAGTATAGAAACGATTGCTGTCGATGGACGGGCTACCATGCCTTCTGCTATTTCTGTACGTCCAGATGGGGCGGTATTGGTGGGACAATCTGCCAAAAAAAGAGCCGAACTCGAACCAGAGCAGTCGATTGTTTCGGCAAAACGCTTTATTGGTGATGGCAAAACTCAATGGCAAATTGGCAAAAAAATTTACACAAATCAAGAGGGAGTGTTAACTTTGCCAGTTTGCTAG
- the grpE gene encoding nucleotide exchange factor GrpE codes for MSTEVNDSNLDLFTSSGNGTGIGDNNQEQLEKVTAIDETAQNPDALTAKSQTVSQENDLPEEVIKISSDSAEYDDISVNTQTDDSADVFISQENRLKTFADEANLKKSEDVTAKDLVQMESNTNPQTQARSAQLYSLDDSKTLDDIVIALNEIRAQISDLSCKYDEQSKELDSVKEELNKLKEMSKSEFDELIRETLEKDEQSLREDQQECKGFRDQAELWQSKTETLYTSVLSAIDRCGDRIKQCDELMEQFKTETPPLYKSLQSRYESLQLSNRMLDRLREPLDLLNKSSLPAEYLFRLQMSDLVELLRSQTDENQAKQILAKKVKEAGDIRYKTIREWRESAEKLQKQWLHFIEKKLLPALDGINDGKPYAEHLVIDLKESYQTPSCQEQLSNWLQTYSDLEDILLKALGSLDITMMQTEVGQPVDYDRHEPIGTESDSTLPHEHIKEVTRKGYEYTIAEQSLLLRNAQIVVVKNK; via the coding sequence ATGAGTACAGAAGTCAATGATTCTAATTTAGACTTATTTACAAGTTCGGGCAATGGAACAGGAATTGGTGACAACAATCAAGAACAGCTTGAAAAGGTTACAGCGATTGATGAAACTGCACAAAATCCTGATGCTTTGACTGCCAAAAGTCAAACGGTGAGCCAAGAGAATGATTTACCTGAAGAAGTTATTAAAATCAGCAGTGATAGTGCAGAATATGACGATATCAGTGTAAATACTCAAACCGATGACTCAGCAGATGTTTTTATATCTCAAGAGAATAGATTGAAGACCTTTGCTGACGAAGCTAATCTCAAGAAGTCTGAAGACGTTACTGCGAAAGATTTGGTACAGATGGAATCAAATACTAACCCCCAAACTCAAGCAAGATCTGCTCAACTTTATAGTCTAGATGATTCCAAGACGTTAGATGATATTGTTATAGCCTTGAACGAAATTCGTGCTCAAATTTCTGATCTTTCTTGCAAATACGATGAACAGAGCAAGGAGCTAGATTCAGTCAAAGAAGAGTTGAATAAACTTAAAGAAATGTCAAAATCTGAATTTGACGAACTGATTCGAGAGACTCTTGAAAAAGATGAACAGAGTTTGCGTGAAGACCAGCAAGAATGTAAAGGTTTTAGAGACCAAGCTGAATTGTGGCAGTCTAAAACTGAAACGCTCTATACATCGGTATTATCTGCTATTGATAGATGTGGTGATCGTATCAAACAGTGTGATGAATTAATGGAACAGTTTAAGACTGAAACACCACCACTTTACAAAAGCTTGCAGAGCCGCTACGAAAGTCTTCAGTTAAGTAATCGGATGCTAGACCGTTTACGAGAGCCACTAGATCTTTTGAACAAATCTAGTCTGCCAGCAGAGTATTTATTCAGATTACAAATGTCTGATTTAGTCGAGCTTTTGCGATCGCAAACTGATGAAAATCAAGCTAAACAGATCCTTGCTAAAAAGGTAAAGGAAGCAGGTGACATAAGATATAAAACTATCCGTGAATGGCGCGAATCGGCTGAGAAGTTGCAGAAACAATGGTTACACTTTATTGAAAAGAAGTTGTTGCCTGCTCTTGATGGTATCAATGATGGCAAGCCCTATGCTGAACACTTAGTAATAGACTTAAAAGAAAGCTATCAAACTCCAAGCTGTCAAGAACAATTATCGAACTGGCTGCAAACCTATAGTGATTTAGAAGATATTTTGCTTAAGGCTCTCGGCAGTCTAGATATAACCATGATGCAAACAGAAGTCGGTCAACCAGTTGACTACGATCGCCATGAACCAATTGGAACAGAATCAGATTCCACCTTACCACATGAGCATATCAAGGAAGTAACCAGAAAAGGCTATGAGTACACAATAGCAGAGCAGTCGCTGCTGTTGCGTAACGCCCAAATTGTTGTCGTTAAGAACAAGTAA
- a CDS encoding type II toxin-antitoxin system VapC family toxin — MYLLDTNICIALIQGHPQVQATFRLRGRHCYTSSVVVAELYKGVFCSTRQQANLQDLGSFLRLIPSLAFDEQSALEFGRIQGELKQIGRPTGVMDALIAAVARSRQLTLVTHNTRDFININNLSLEDWML; from the coding sequence ATGTACTTGCTAGATACAAATATCTGTATTGCCTTGATCCAAGGGCACCCCCAGGTACAGGCTACGTTTCGGCTGCGGGGCAGACACTGCTATACCTCCAGTGTAGTCGTGGCAGAACTGTATAAAGGAGTCTTTTGCTCCACTCGTCAACAAGCCAACCTTCAAGACCTGGGCAGTTTTCTCCGGCTGATTCCCAGCCTTGCCTTTGATGAGCAATCCGCCCTCGAATTTGGCAGAATTCAAGGTGAATTAAAGCAAATCGGCAGACCTACAGGCGTAATGGATGCCTTAATTGCAGCCGTTGCTCGATCGCGCCAACTCACCCTTGTCACCCACAACACTCGCGATTTCATTAACATTAACAACCTCAGCCTAGAAGACTGGATGCTGTAA
- a CDS encoding Hsp70 family protein, producing the protein MALVEKNSTYIVGIDLGTSNSAIAVYHKGRAEILKVDDGRNTLPSVVSIVDNDTILVGKQARSRMLIDPDNTVSSIKRVIGKNNEEGKPWVKEFPNRPGKEYSAIDISAEILNKLVNGAQQTSMDILQGTPRYAVICIPANFDDNQKNATIEAAKLARLEVISLIEEPVAAAIAYALEKDRDQTIGSLGMRLISKTNENRL; encoded by the coding sequence ATGGCTTTAGTTGAAAAGAATAGCACATACATTGTTGGCATCGATTTGGGTACTTCTAACTCAGCGATCGCCGTTTATCACAAAGGACGTGCCGAAATTCTCAAAGTAGACGATGGGCGTAACACCTTGCCCTCGGTGGTGAGTATTGTGGACAACGACACAATATTAGTAGGTAAACAAGCACGATCTCGAATGCTGATTGATCCAGACAATACAGTTTCTTCCATTAAACGGGTAATTGGCAAGAACAATGAAGAAGGAAAACCGTGGGTTAAAGAGTTTCCCAATCGTCCAGGCAAAGAATATTCAGCGATTGATATCTCAGCAGAAATTCTGAACAAATTGGTTAATGGCGCACAACAAACCAGCATGGACATCCTGCAAGGTACACCCCGCTATGCCGTAATTTGCATTCCTGCTAACTTTGACGACAATCAAAAAAACGCCACTATCGAAGCGGCTAAACTAGCCCGTTTAGAAGTGATCAGCCTGATCGAAGAACCCGTAGCCGCCGCGATCGCCTATGCCCTCGAAAAAGACCGAGACCAAACAATCGGCTCTCTGGGAATGAGGCTGATAAGTAAAACTAATGAGAACAGGCTATGA
- a CDS encoding Uma2 family endonuclease: MTIAAVTPTWTDEVFMALPQDGHQYELVDGEVIDRGNSGMAHGYVACLLTIQLGGYIQVQKLGAICDSSTAFTLKSGNKRSPDFSFIHRDRLQGLRHPPRGFFQGAPDLAVEILSPGNTVEEIHSKIVEYFDNGTQIVWIIHPDEKYVLVYHGTEPDLFLRSDDRLDGEDLIPGFSMAIADLFEPWDF; this comes from the coding sequence ATGACGATCGCCGCTGTCACCCCAACCTGGACCGATGAAGTCTTTATGGCCCTGCCCCAAGATGGTCACCAGTACGAACTGGTTGATGGCGAAGTGATTGATAGGGGTAACTCAGGAATGGCCCATGGCTATGTGGCCTGTCTCCTCACAATTCAACTGGGTGGTTATATCCAAGTCCAGAAACTGGGTGCAATCTGTGACTCCAGTACTGCCTTTACCCTTAAAAGTGGCAACAAGAGATCGCCCGACTTCTCCTTTATTCACCGCGATCGCCTCCAGGGACTGCGCCACCCCCCGCGCGGCTTCTTCCAAGGTGCCCCCGATCTTGCCGTCGAAATTCTCTCTCCTGGGAACACCGTCGAAGAAATTCATAGCAAAATCGTTGAATACTTTGACAATGGCACCCAAATCGTCTGGATTATCCATCCCGATGAGAAATACGTCCTGGTTTACCACGGCACAGAACCCGATCTCTTCCTCCGCAGTGACGATCGCCTCGATGGAGAAGATCTCATCCCTGGCTTTTCCATGGCCATTGCAGACCTATTTGAACCCTGGGACTTTTGA
- a CDS encoding Hsp70 family protein → MPREPTILIYDLGGGTFDVSILRVDSTGEGLAKFKILGKEGVQKLGGDDFDYEIMKIAAARFQEASGIDLLDLKKDQGVSKKALRDAQQKLKDKAEVAKCELSESQKTLMEIPSLIKDESGTVHNLEMEISRSDFNDAIRPLLLQSKEAVEKALTSGKLTIEDISRIILVGGSTRVPLVREMLAEMFGKEPYGDIDPDTVVAAGAASFAATFNVPDDPDVKPQLDSSLAIDNIVTLNLGIETSNRRFNKVITKGLEIPTDVPLCVSKDYSTQRDNQTEMRISVFQSSDEKEFVYEDGVTCIGEFLINKIPPKPKGAEIVTITFELDQQNLLKVKAESTSGVGGALEIKRA, encoded by the coding sequence ATTCCCAGAGAGCCAACAATCTTAATTTACGATTTGGGTGGCGGCACTTTTGATGTTTCGATCCTGCGCGTAGACTCGACTGGTGAAGGACTTGCTAAATTTAAGATTTTAGGTAAAGAAGGAGTCCAAAAATTAGGTGGTGATGATTTTGACTACGAAATCATGAAGATCGCAGCAGCAAGATTCCAAGAAGCATCAGGGATTGACTTGCTTGATCTTAAAAAAGATCAGGGCGTTTCTAAAAAAGCTTTGCGTGATGCCCAACAAAAACTTAAAGACAAGGCTGAAGTAGCCAAGTGTGAACTGAGTGAATCGCAAAAAACTTTGATGGAAATTCCCAGTCTGATTAAAGATGAATCAGGAACTGTTCACAATCTAGAGATGGAAATTTCACGGAGTGATTTTAACGATGCAATTCGTCCTCTTTTATTACAATCAAAAGAAGCGGTAGAGAAAGCCCTCACCAGTGGGAAATTAACGATTGAGGATATCTCGCGGATTATTCTAGTTGGCGGTTCTACGCGAGTACCTTTAGTCCGTGAAATGCTTGCTGAAATGTTTGGTAAAGAGCCTTATGGTGATATCGATCCTGATACAGTCGTAGCCGCAGGAGCCGCTAGTTTTGCTGCAACATTTAATGTACCAGATGATCCTGATGTCAAGCCTCAACTTGATAGTTCATTAGCGATTGATAATATCGTCACCCTCAATTTAGGCATTGAGACCAGCAACCGCCGTTTCAACAAGGTGATTACCAAAGGTTTAGAAATTCCTACGGATGTACCGCTTTGTGTCAGTAAGGATTATTCGACTCAGCGTGATAACCAAACTGAGATGCGGATTAGCGTATTTCAGTCTAGCGATGAGAAAGAATTTGTCTATGAAGACGGCGTAACTTGTATTGGTGAATTTCTAATTAACAAGATTCCACCCAAGCCGAAAGGAGCAGAAATCGTCACGATCACCTTTGAACTGGATCAGCAAAATCTACTCAAGGTAAAGGCTGAATCAACTTCAGGTGTCGGTGGTGCTTTGGAAATCAAGAGGGCTTAA
- a CDS encoding Uma2 family endonuclease, with protein sequence MTQTLTPPLTLAHFLQLPEIKPAQEYNNGKISQKPMPQGKHSVLQTELVIFLNQALKIAKIARAFSELRFTFGDKSLVPDVAVVQWAKLPRDPQGQIANRFDLAPDWAIEILSPGQSSTKITKNIVHGLNHGTSLGWLIDPAEETILVYQPHRSPQVCDRPEQSLPSPDFVPDLALSVEQLWAWLWE encoded by the coding sequence ATGACCCAAACCCTCACCCCTCCTCTGACCCTGGCCCACTTCCTCCAACTCCCCGAAATCAAACCCGCCCAAGAATACAACAACGGCAAAATCAGCCAAAAACCCATGCCCCAGGGTAAACACAGCGTTCTGCAAACGGAACTGGTGATTTTTTTGAACCAAGCTCTCAAAATCGCCAAAATTGCCCGCGCCTTCTCCGAACTACGGTTCACCTTTGGCGATAAATCTCTAGTGCCTGATGTTGCTGTCGTTCAATGGGCCAAACTGCCCCGCGACCCCCAAGGTCAGATCGCCAACCGCTTTGATCTAGCTCCGGACTGGGCGATCGAAATCCTCTCCCCCGGCCAAAGCTCCACAAAAATTACCAAAAATATCGTCCATGGTCTGAATCACGGCACTAGCCTCGGTTGGCTCATCGATCCCGCTGAAGAAACCATTTTAGTTTATCAACCCCACAGGAGTCCCCAGGTCTGCGATCGGCCCGAACAGAGCCTACCCAGTCCCGACTTTGTCCCTGACCTAGCCCTCTCCGTGGAGCAACTGTGGGCATGGTTGTGGGAGTAG
- a CDS encoding vWA domain-containing protein, translating to MSIQKASDIFGDITVYPAKDGKQRVEIYIRLQEKVEGMQIGIGIDGSASMRKMFGDTIPRFARRSEDNVMQTVVQRLCSYACEYSGDGSVSLIYWATGIGGKDIESLGKLDSDAINARSFEGPHRWGTGTALLPPLNHLLTECAGSPWLVLLFVTDGVISDLDTVVVRSLEVGQEVLEGKRGKCKFILVGCGEEVSEDQIEKLDNMFDGTPLEGLVDLWDGKLASEMADLSEIWDEVDFGVQIPGAVKIFDDQGREVLSHPDGFPQRIEFFVVEGTKSVKIEIIGQIIEQVLQ from the coding sequence ATGTCTATACAAAAAGCCAGTGATATTTTTGGTGATATCACTGTCTATCCGGCAAAAGATGGAAAGCAACGAGTCGAAATTTATATTCGGCTACAGGAAAAAGTTGAAGGAATGCAAATTGGGATTGGGATTGATGGCTCCGCCTCAATGCGAAAAATGTTTGGTGACACCATTCCTAGATTCGCACGTCGTTCTGAAGATAATGTCATGCAGACGGTTGTACAGCGTTTATGCAGTTATGCCTGTGAGTACAGTGGCGATGGCTCAGTTTCACTGATTTATTGGGCAACTGGAATTGGTGGCAAAGATATTGAGTCCTTGGGAAAACTGGACTCAGATGCAATTAATGCTAGATCTTTTGAGGGACCTCACAGATGGGGAACTGGGACTGCCTTATTGCCCCCACTGAATCACCTTTTGACTGAATGTGCTGGATCTCCTTGGCTAGTGTTACTTTTTGTAACTGATGGGGTGATTAGTGATTTAGATACAGTTGTAGTGCGATCGTTGGAAGTTGGACAAGAAGTATTAGAAGGTAAACGCGGCAAGTGTAAATTTATTTTAGTGGGGTGTGGTGAAGAGGTTAGCGAAGATCAGATTGAGAAATTGGATAATATGTTTGATGGAACACCTCTAGAAGGTCTTGTCGATCTTTGGGATGGTAAACTAGCATCAGAAATGGCTGATCTATCTGAGATCTGGGATGAAGTAGATTTCGGAGTGCAAATTCCAGGTGCAGTGAAGATTTTTGATGATCAGGGACGCGAAGTATTGTCTCACCCTGATGGGTTTCCTCAGCGCATTGAATTTTTCGTTGTAGAAGGAACTAAGTCTGTGAAGATTGAAATTATTGGGCAAATAATTGAGCAAGTTTTGCAATAG
- a CDS encoding ISL3 family transposase, producing the protein MFLSLNQIIKIPGWEVWNTNIESDRITFLLRYLNEIEVCHFCGSKQISVHKIRKVSVRDLEFLDKKTFLELERHQYYCNECRKYFTESSSDIDFQRGMTERYKNRIFEKIKNSTITHVAQEEGLTYDQVKGILESKFNGSNNLNCNINKISIDEFSHRKGQGNFATVICDLETANLIEVIDSHQQDKIIEILMEWPLEVREAITEVSVDMWGGFTKVIQTVFPNARIVYDRFHVMKILNEELNKIRKQCNSVLKDLKIKHIRSLILKNGTDLNDEEKKLLEIILKSSERLSNAYQLKEDFRQIYETDQEPEVAKVKLEEWLAKASKFYSQVITTIKNHFDGICNYFYNRTTSGKMEGINNKIKVIKRQAYGFTNFDHLRMRLLIACSH; encoded by the coding sequence ATGTTCCTTTCTTTAAATCAAATCATTAAGATTCCTGGCTGGGAAGTATGGAATACCAACATAGAGAGTGACCGTATTACCTTTTTGCTAAGGTATTTGAACGAGATAGAGGTTTGTCATTTTTGTGGCTCGAAACAGATTTCCGTCCATAAAATCCGCAAAGTATCAGTAAGAGACTTAGAGTTTTTAGACAAGAAAACCTTTTTAGAATTAGAGAGACACCAATACTACTGCAATGAGTGTCGTAAATATTTTACTGAATCGTCCAGCGACATCGACTTTCAACGCGGAATGACAGAAAGATACAAAAATAGAATCTTTGAGAAAATTAAAAATTCAACGATTACCCATGTTGCTCAAGAAGAAGGTTTAACTTACGATCAAGTAAAAGGTATTTTAGAATCAAAATTTAATGGAAGCAACAATCTGAATTGCAATATCAATAAAATAAGTATAGATGAGTTCAGTCACCGTAAAGGTCAGGGAAACTTTGCGACAGTGATTTGTGATTTAGAAACAGCAAATCTCATCGAAGTGATTGACTCTCACCAACAGGATAAAATCATCGAAATCCTTATGGAGTGGCCGTTAGAGGTAAGAGAGGCTATTACAGAGGTTAGTGTAGATATGTGGGGCGGATTTACAAAAGTCATCCAAACTGTGTTCCCAAATGCACGTATTGTATATGATCGTTTTCATGTCATGAAAATCTTGAATGAAGAACTTAATAAAATACGAAAACAGTGTAATTCGGTGCTTAAAGATCTCAAAATAAAGCATATCCGTAGCCTTATTCTAAAAAACGGAACAGATCTTAATGACGAAGAAAAAAAGCTCCTAGAAATCATCCTGAAATCCTCTGAAAGGCTAAGCAATGCCTATCAGCTAAAGGAAGATTTTCGTCAAATCTATGAAACAGATCAAGAACCTGAAGTGGCTAAAGTTAAATTAGAAGAATGGTTAGCCAAAGCATCCAAATTTTATAGTCAAGTAATCACGACAATCAAAAATCATTTTGATGGAATCTGTAATTACTTTTATAACCGTACAACTAGCGGTAAAATGGAGGGAATTAATAACAAAATAAAGGTTATCAAGCGTCAAGCTTATGGATTCACAAACTTTGATCATCTGAGAATGAGACTCCTCATAGCCTGTTCTCATTAG